The window ATCATGGACTTTGGCCTGGCGAAGCGGAAAGGAGTGACGAGGGTTACCAAGGAGGGAAGTACACTGGGTACTTTGGCGTATATGTCACCGGAGCAGGCGGAAGGGTTGAAGGTAGACCGCAGAAGTGATCTATTCTCATTTGGCGTAGTGATGTACGAGATGGCGACTGGACAACTACCATTCAAGGGAGAGCATGACGCGGCCGTATTGTATGCTATTGTCAATGAGGCTCCCCTTCTTGTCAGTACGTTGAATCCCAATATTCCCGAGGAGCTTGATCGTATCATTCACAAGGCGTTAGAAAAAGAAGCTGAGGATCGCTACCAACATGCGGATGATCTTTCGGCCGATTTGAAGAAGTTGAAGAAAGATATTGAAACAGGAAAGACGGCTATTACTGCAGCTCACATTCCAATTACAAAAGAGTCAAAGAGAAAGCCATTTTATATGTATGCCGGACTTGCTGTGCTGGTTGCTTTGGTTATTTTGATTGGAATTTATTTCTTTCCCGAACAGAGAGAGGCCATAGATTCGATTGCTGTACTGCCTTTAAAGAATATTTCCGGTGACCCGGAGCAGGAATACTTTGCCGAGGGCATGACCGAGGTGTTGATTACTGAATTGTCTAGAATTAAGGCATTGAAGGTGATTTCGCGGACATCAGCCATGCGCTACAAGGATACGGACAAATCGCTGCCAGAGATAGCAATGGAGTTAAAAGTAGGTGCGTTGGTAGAAGGCTCTGTGCTGCTTGCAGGGGAACAGATCCGGATCACGGCACAGTTGATTGACGCGGCAGAGGACCGGCATTTATGGGCTGAGGATTACGAGCGTGACTTTCGTGATATTCTGTCATTACAGAAAGAAGTGGCACGGGCCATTGCCCGGGAGATCGCAGTGGAGATGACACCGCAGGATGAGGCGCGTCTGGGAGAGGCGAAAGCGGTTGATCCCGAGGCATTCAAGCTCTATCTCAGGGGCCTACACTTCCGATACATGGATCGTTGGCAGCGAGCGGCTGAGTTTTTCGAGCAATCGATTGCAAAGGACCCAGACTTCGCACCCGCTTATGCCTGGTTGGGAAATTCGTACGTTTTGTTAGGAGCCCAGTCCAAGGGGAAAAAGGCCGTGGCGAAGGCGCTGGAGTTGGATGATTCACTTCCTGAAGCGCACGTCGCATTGGGCCTGGTGCTAGAGTTGAACGATTGGGACTGGGCTGGAGCGGAGCAAGCATTCCAACGTGCAATCAAATTAAATCCCGGCAGTAGAGAGGCACACTTAGAGTATGGTTTGTTGTTAGCACGGACAGGGAAGTTTGAGGAGGGATTAGCCGAGGCAAAACGTGGAGTCGAACTAGATCCTCTCTCAGCTTGGGCCCACCAATGTGTTGGGCTCGTCTATCGCCACAATCGCCAATATGATCAAGCGATAGAATCGTTCCGGATGGCGCTTGAGATACAGCCAAACTATGCCCTTGCACAATGGCGACTTGGAGAGGCTTATGCAGTGGCTTATGTTACTAAAGGTATGTATAAGGAAGCTATTGTAGAGTATAAAAAGTTGTTGGTATTGGGAAGATTCACCCCGGTTGTTTTAGGATACCTCGGATATGCCTATGCTTTGTCTGATAGGCGGGAGGAGGCGTTGAAAGTGCTGGACGAAGTGATGGAGGAAAGAAGGAAAGGAGGGATAGGTTTAGAATATGGCATAGCATTGATCTATTCTGGACTTGAAGAGAGGGATCAGGCATTGACATGGTTGGAGCTAGCCTATGAGGAGAGATTATTCTATTTAGTTTTAAT is drawn from Candidatus Neomarinimicrobiota bacterium and contains these coding sequences:
- a CDS encoding protein kinase yields the protein MIGQTISHYKILEKLGEGGMGVVYKAEDLKLDRYVALKFLPAHLSSSDEDKQRFIHEAKAASALEHPNIMTIHEIDDAEGEIFIAMEYVKGETLKDKLEKGPLKTKELLNIAIPVAEGLNAAHSKEIIHRDIKSENIMISTEGLVKIMDFGLAKRKGVTRVTKEGSTLGTLAYMSPEQAEGLKVDRRSDLFSFGVVMYEMATGQLPFKGEHDAAVLYAIVNEAPLLVSTLNPNIPEELDRIIHKALEKEAEDRYQHADDLSADLKKLKKDIETGKTAITAAHIPITKESKRKPFYMYAGLAVLVALVILIGIYFFPEQREAIDSIAVLPLKNISGDPEQEYFAEGMTEVLITELSRIKALKVISRTSAMRYKDTDKSLPEIAMELKVGALVEGSVLLAGEQIRITAQLIDAAEDRHLWAEDYERDFRDILSLQKEVARAIAREIAVEMTPQDEARLGEAKAVDPEAFKLYLRGLHFRYMDRWQRAAEFFEQSIAKDPDFAPAYAWLGNSYVLLGAQSKGKKAVAKALELDDSLPEAHVALGLVLELNDWDWAGAEQAFQRAIKLNPGSREAHLEYGLLLARTGKFEEGLAEAKRGVELDPLSAWAHQCVGLVYRHNRQYDQAIESFRMALEIQPNYALAQWRLGEAYAVAYVTKGMYKEAIVEYKKLLVLGRFTPVVLGYLGYAYALSDRREEALKVLDEVMEERRKGGIGLEYGIALIYSGLEERDQALTWLELAYEERLFYLVLIKVDDYFDPLRSDPRFQALLKKMGLEK